In Zhaonella formicivorans, one DNA window encodes the following:
- the speB gene encoding agmatinase, producing MPLTERTGVFMGSSDDYDTSRFVLIGAPMDFTVSFRPGSRNGPQFIRMVSSGLEEYSVYQDKELADYNYYDYGDLILPFGNVKESLNRIELAAGEIVEHGKFPIFLGGEHLISLAVIKAMVKKYPDLAVLHFDAHADLRCDYIGEVESHATVMRYASELLGKKQLYQFGIRSGTREEFEYAREHTNMFIDELLGPLEQVVENWKGSPVYISIDIDVVDPAFAPGTGTPEPGGCTAKEIIKAINIMSKLPVVGMDIVEVLPMVDQSQRTALLAAKLVREAILAF from the coding sequence ATGCCTCTAACGGAGCGTACCGGAGTTTTTATGGGGAGTTCCGATGACTACGACACATCCAGATTTGTACTTATAGGAGCCCCCATGGATTTTACTGTAAGCTTTCGCCCCGGCTCCCGTAACGGCCCCCAGTTTATCCGCATGGTCTCCTCAGGGTTGGAGGAGTACAGTGTCTATCAGGATAAAGAACTGGCGGATTATAACTATTATGATTACGGTGACCTGATTTTGCCATTTGGCAACGTGAAAGAAAGCTTAAACAGGATAGAATTGGCGGCGGGTGAAATTGTGGAACACGGGAAGTTTCCTATTTTCCTGGGCGGAGAACATCTAATCTCATTGGCTGTTATTAAGGCTATGGTGAAAAAGTATCCTGATTTGGCAGTTTTACATTTTGATGCCCACGCTGATTTGCGCTGTGATTATATTGGTGAAGTGGAATCTCATGCTACTGTAATGAGGTATGCTTCGGAGCTGCTTGGCAAAAAGCAGCTTTACCAGTTTGGTATTCGTTCGGGAACCAGGGAAGAGTTTGAGTATGCGCGGGAGCACACCAACATGTTTATAGATGAACTGCTTGGTCCGCTGGAGCAGGTTGTGGAGAATTGGAAAGGCAGTCCAGTCTATATTTCCATCGATATTGACGTAGTTGATCCTGCATTTGCGCCGGGTACAGGCACTCCTGAGCCGGGAGGATGTACTGCCAAGGAAATTATTAAGGCTATTAATATTATGAGCAAGTTGCCGGTAGTGGGAATGGATATTGTAGAGGTTTTGCCTATGGTCGATCAGTCTCAGCGCACAGCCTTGCTTGCGGCAAAACTGGTACGGGAAGCTATCTTAGCGTTTTAA
- the thiW gene encoding energy coupling factor transporter S component ThiW gives MKTKSLTLSAMLVAIGTLSAHLIYIPVGAAKVFPVQHAINVLSAVLLGPWYAVANAFAISLLRNILGTGSLLAFPGSMLGAFLAGLLFRGTHSNLWAALGEIFGTGILGALAAYPIAKLLLGKDVAAFFYVAPFLMSTVGGSIIGYLVLSLFERNKALKELTKGEV, from the coding sequence ATGAAAACCAAAAGCCTTACTTTATCTGCCATGCTTGTGGCTATCGGCACCTTGTCTGCCCACCTTATCTACATTCCTGTGGGAGCAGCTAAAGTTTTTCCCGTGCAGCATGCCATCAATGTCCTGTCAGCGGTACTCTTAGGGCCCTGGTATGCTGTTGCCAACGCTTTTGCCATTTCTCTTTTGAGGAATATACTGGGTACCGGCTCTTTGCTAGCTTTTCCAGGCAGCATGTTGGGGGCATTCTTGGCAGGGCTGCTCTTTCGAGGTACCCACAGCAATTTATGGGCCGCTCTGGGCGAAATATTTGGTACGGGTATTTTAGGAGCCCTTGCTGCGTACCCCATTGCTAAACTCTTACTGGGTAAGGATGTAGCCGCCTTCTTCTATGTAGCTCCCTTTTTAATGAGTACGGTAGGGGGAAGCATAATCGGCTACTTGGTCTTAAGTCTTTTTGAAAGAAACAAAGCATTAAAGGAGCTCACGAAGGGAGAGGTATAA
- the thiD gene encoding bifunctional hydroxymethylpyrimidine kinase/phosphomethylpyrimidine kinase, whose product MKKVLTIAGSDSSGGAGIQADLKTFSAHGVFGMSVITAVTAQNTQGVWAVQDIEPEIIGKQITAVFEDIQVDAVKIGMVSQENAIKTIAHGLVKFGAKNVVLDPVMISKSGFNLLQPEAKEALIAELLPLAVIATPNIHEAQAITGMEIRNIQEMEEAAEVIFQMGPRNVLVKGGHLDEEAVDVLFDGKEMHHYKSHRIHTKNTHGTGCTLSSAIASNLALGYSVPEAVEKAKQYITIAIEHSLAIGKGVGPTNHFYILYKKAGVL is encoded by the coding sequence TTGAAAAAAGTGTTAACTATTGCGGGTTCTGATTCCAGCGGCGGTGCGGGGATTCAGGCTGATTTGAAAACTTTCTCCGCCCATGGTGTTTTTGGCATGAGCGTAATTACTGCAGTAACGGCGCAAAACACCCAAGGGGTGTGGGCTGTCCAGGATATAGAACCGGAGATCATTGGAAAGCAGATAACTGCGGTATTTGAGGATATTCAGGTAGATGCGGTTAAAATCGGCATGGTTTCACAAGAAAATGCCATTAAGACAATTGCCCATGGGCTGGTGAAGTTCGGGGCTAAGAACGTGGTGCTGGATCCGGTGATGATCTCTAAAAGCGGCTTTAATCTCTTGCAGCCGGAAGCTAAAGAAGCTTTAATTGCGGAACTGTTGCCATTAGCAGTCATTGCTACCCCTAATATTCACGAAGCCCAGGCTATTACAGGGATGGAGATTAGAAATATACAAGAAATGGAAGAAGCTGCTGAAGTGATTTTTCAAATGGGCCCTCGTAACGTATTGGTCAAGGGGGGGCATCTGGATGAAGAGGCCGTTGATGTGCTTTTTGACGGTAAAGAGATGCATCATTACAAATCCCATCGGATCCATACTAAAAATACCCATGGCACCGGTTGCACTTTATCCTCTGCTATTGCCTCTAACTTGGCACTGGGGTATTCCGTACCGGAGGCAGTAGAGAAGGCTAAACAATACATCACGATTGCTATTGAGCATTCTTTGGCTATTGGAAAAGGAGTTGGGCCCACGAATCATTTTTATATTTTATATAAGAAAGCAGGTGTGTTGTAA
- the cytX gene encoding putative hydroxymethylpyrimidine transporter CytX, which translates to MNIEGQGSLSVFNFFLLWFGAAISIAEIMTGGLLAPLGLSTGLLVILLGHAIGVGILALGGIIGANTKAPAIMSTRISFGIYGSYLFSIFNMLQLIGWTAVMIISGGRSVNIIGKMLWSLDNVTLWSIVIGMLIILWIMLGQTGFKKLNAAAVILLFLLTIVLSYVVFKKGELFTAQVEGEISFGTALELNVIMPLSWLPLIADYTRFAKNTKGAVLGSFLGYFLGSSWMYLIGMVSGIVFANPEPGAIMIAANLGFTALGIIILSTVTTTFLDVYSAGVTFLNIFPKLNEKNVAIVMGIIGTIIAVIVPIEQYENFLYAIGSVFAPLFAILFTDYFITRKKREISEELLINWGSMLVWLIGIGLYYMLIRFDFILGTTVPVMVLTSIIYVALLGWVGNWKYMKKSQQSYQA; encoded by the coding sequence ATGAATATAGAGGGACAAGGCAGTTTGTCGGTGTTTAATTTCTTTTTGCTGTGGTTTGGTGCAGCCATCTCCATTGCGGAAATCATGACTGGGGGACTTTTAGCCCCTTTGGGGTTGAGCACTGGACTTTTGGTTATTCTCTTAGGACACGCAATCGGCGTTGGCATTTTGGCTCTGGGAGGGATAATTGGTGCCAATACAAAGGCCCCGGCTATCATGTCAACCAGGATATCCTTTGGGATATACGGCTCTTATCTCTTTTCCATTTTTAATATGTTACAGCTTATCGGCTGGACGGCGGTGATGATTATTTCCGGAGGTCGTTCCGTGAACATCATCGGCAAAATGCTGTGGTCTCTTGACAATGTTACTTTGTGGAGCATTGTCATCGGGATGCTAATTATTCTTTGGATCATGCTCGGCCAGACAGGTTTTAAAAAGCTGAATGCGGCTGCAGTGATATTGCTCTTTCTGCTGACAATTGTACTAAGTTACGTGGTCTTCAAAAAGGGAGAGCTTTTTACTGCTCAAGTAGAGGGAGAAATCAGTTTCGGAACTGCTTTAGAGCTTAATGTCATTATGCCCCTGTCGTGGTTACCGCTGATTGCAGATTATACCAGGTTCGCTAAAAATACCAAGGGAGCTGTGCTGGGCAGTTTCTTGGGATATTTCCTGGGCAGTTCCTGGATGTACCTCATCGGCATGGTGTCTGGGATCGTCTTTGCCAATCCCGAACCGGGGGCCATTATGATAGCAGCTAACTTAGGATTTACAGCGCTGGGCATTATTATTTTATCCACAGTGACCACTACTTTTCTGGATGTTTACTCTGCTGGGGTAACGTTTTTAAATATTTTCCCTAAACTTAATGAGAAAAATGTAGCTATTGTCATGGGGATTATAGGTACTATTATTGCTGTGATTGTACCCATAGAGCAGTATGAAAATTTCCTTTATGCAATAGGGTCAGTTTTTGCTCCGCTCTTTGCAATACTATTTACTGATTATTTTATCACCAGAAAAAAACGGGAAATCAGTGAAGAGCTGCTGATCAACTGGGGCTCTATGCTAGTTTGGCTAATAGGAATTGGGTTGTATTATATGCTGATCAGATTTGACTTTATTTTGGGGACTACTGTTCCCGTGATGGTTCTGACCTCAATAATCTACGTTGCTCTCTTGGGGTGGGTTGGAAATTGGAAATATATGAAAAAATCGCAGCAATCTTATCAAGCGTAA
- the thiM gene encoding hydroxyethylthiazole kinase: MEIYEKIAAILSSVRKERPLIHHLTNYVTANDCANIVLALGGSPVMADDVGEVEEMVTHAASLVLNIGTLNKGKMEAMLLAGKEANKRRIPVILDPVGVGATAYRTEAVEKLLQEVKPAVIRGNRAEIKRLLGLNSRLRGVDSLEEAENSPELVLNLAQRLGCVVAMTGERDVISDGKRLCFIENGHPMLTRITGSGCMSTSLIGTCCGVANDYYLGAVAGVAIMGLAGEMAYMSLSGTEGVGTFRVRLLDSIYNLTEKRIIEGVRISPLAP, translated from the coding sequence TTGGAAATATATGAAAAAATCGCAGCAATCTTATCAAGCGTAAGAAAGGAAAGGCCCCTAATACACCACCTTACTAACTATGTTACGGCTAACGATTGCGCTAATATAGTGCTGGCTCTGGGCGGCTCCCCCGTTATGGCTGATGACGTAGGGGAAGTGGAGGAGATGGTAACTCACGCCGCAAGTTTGGTCCTAAACATTGGTACTTTAAATAAGGGCAAAATGGAAGCCATGCTTTTAGCGGGGAAAGAGGCAAATAAGCGGAGAATTCCTGTGATCCTGGACCCCGTGGGGGTAGGGGCCACAGCTTATAGGACAGAAGCTGTGGAAAAGTTGTTACAGGAAGTAAAACCAGCGGTGATCAGGGGCAATCGGGCAGAGATCAAAAGGCTTTTGGGCTTAAACTCAAGGCTTCGAGGGGTTGACTCCCTGGAAGAAGCCGAAAACAGCCCGGAGCTTGTCTTAAACTTAGCCCAGCGTTTAGGCTGCGTAGTGGCTATGACCGGGGAGCGGGATGTTATTTCCGATGGCAAAAGGTTGTGCTTCATTGAAAATGGGCATCCCATGCTGACCCGCATTACAGGCAGCGGATGCATGAGCACTTCCCTCATCGGTACCTGTTGCGGTGTTGCTAATGATTATTACTTGGGTGCAGTAGCAGGAGTTGCAATCATGGGGCTGGCCGGGGAGATGGCCTACATGAGCTTAAGCGGTACAGAAGGCGTAGGAACATTTAGGGTCAGATTGCTGGACAGTATTTATAACCTTACGGAAAAACGTATTATAGAAGGTGTCAGAATATCACCCTTAGCCCCTTAA
- the rarD gene encoding EamA family transporter RarD produces the protein MSRKTQGLSSIVIGIWYSILAYLLWGILPLYWKALQQVPPREILAHRILWSLIFVCIILIFNGRWHIVKKVLSNGSNRIGICLGGLLISANWYTYIWAVNSNRVVEASLGYYINPLFTVALGLLVLKEQSDFWQIVSFLLASFGVAVLAIEYGKIPWVALLLAVTFGLYGLVKKLVNVDSIIGLALETFFVAPIAMMYLAFVHVKGISSFGSISNQITFMLMGAGVATALPLLWFAEGAKRVPFSILGFIQYLSPSISLFLGVFLFKEPFTKAHILSFGLIWLAIALYSFSRPGMVLTKVFQKQ, from the coding sequence ATGAGCAGAAAAACTCAAGGCTTAAGCAGCATAGTAATTGGAATCTGGTATAGTATTCTTGCATATCTGCTTTGGGGTATTCTCCCTTTATATTGGAAAGCCTTGCAACAGGTACCGCCAAGAGAAATTTTGGCCCATCGTATCTTATGGTCTTTAATATTTGTTTGCATAATACTCATTTTTAATGGGCGTTGGCATATTGTCAAAAAAGTACTTTCAAATGGTTCCAATAGAATTGGTATCTGTCTCGGGGGACTTTTGATCAGCGCCAATTGGTATACTTATATTTGGGCTGTAAATAGCAACAGGGTTGTGGAAGCTAGTTTGGGCTACTACATTAACCCTTTATTTACTGTTGCCTTAGGTCTTTTAGTTCTTAAAGAGCAGTCTGACTTTTGGCAAATTGTCTCTTTTTTGCTGGCATCTTTTGGCGTAGCAGTACTTGCAATCGAGTATGGCAAAATACCATGGGTTGCCCTTTTGCTTGCTGTAACTTTTGGTCTATACGGTTTAGTAAAAAAACTGGTGAATGTCGATTCTATTATAGGACTTGCTTTAGAAACCTTTTTTGTTGCCCCAATAGCGATGATGTACCTCGCATTTGTACATGTTAAAGGAATAAGCTCCTTTGGATCAATTTCTAACCAAATTACATTTATGCTTATGGGCGCGGGTGTCGCAACTGCTCTGCCCTTACTATGGTTCGCAGAGGGAGCTAAACGTGTACCATTTTCAATTTTGGGATTTATCCAATACCTTTCCCCCAGCATTAGTTTATTTTTGGGTGTTTTTTTATTTAAAGAACCATTTACAAAGGCTCATATTTTAAGCTTCGGATTAATCTGGTTAGCAATAGCCCTTTACTCTTTTTCACGACCCGGAATGGTTCTAACTAAAGTTTTTCAGAAACAATGA
- a CDS encoding GerAB/ArcD/ProY family transporter, whose amino-acid sequence MIREGKIGESEAIALIVTVISVKVFLSYPSLAVSSGGSATWLVVLISCLFTSLMFWFIQKLLQRFPGLTFTEIVEQITGPFFGSFVVLLVLTLWLYMIALNLRGFAELVIVVALPETPISLIMIIFVITTIIISYLGIQTIARASFLAFPYLLGSVVLMITLTYSLWRTDWLFPLLGNGVIQTLKQGIFQSSFLFEITVIYLLPFLFYSQQIKRIGYKSIGLVTFIFFITVLSYTLSFPAVVGQEPFIPLYVMARSVYLGRFCKE is encoded by the coding sequence TTGATTAGAGAAGGAAAAATTGGTGAAAGTGAAGCCATTGCCCTAATTGTCACAGTTATTTCGGTAAAAGTATTTCTATCTTATCCCTCCCTGGCTGTAAGCTCCGGAGGCAGTGCCACCTGGCTGGTAGTGCTAATTTCATGCCTCTTTACTTCTTTAATGTTTTGGTTTATCCAGAAGTTGTTGCAGAGATTCCCAGGTTTGACTTTTACCGAAATTGTGGAACAAATTACAGGGCCATTCTTCGGTAGCTTTGTAGTCTTGCTTGTGCTGACACTTTGGTTATATATGATTGCTTTAAACCTTAGGGGTTTTGCTGAACTAGTAATCGTTGTAGCATTGCCAGAAACTCCCATAAGCCTCATTATGATTATTTTTGTAATAACCACAATCATAATCAGCTATTTAGGCATTCAGACTATTGCAAGGGCATCATTTCTTGCTTTTCCTTATTTATTAGGCTCTGTTGTTTTAATGATTACTTTGACGTACAGCCTGTGGAGAACGGACTGGCTATTTCCCCTTTTGGGAAATGGGGTTATACAAACATTAAAACAGGGAATATTCCAAAGCTCATTTTTATTTGAGATAACCGTTATATACCTATTGCCGTTTCTATTCTATTCCCAACAAATAAAAAGAATAGGTTATAAAAGTATTGGGCTGGTAACCTTTATATTTTTTATAACAGTATTATCTTATACCCTTAGTTTCCCCGCCGTGGTAGGCCAAGAACCCTTTATACCCCTTTACGTGATGGCCCGCAGTGTTTACCTGGGTCGCTTTTGCAAAGAATAG
- a CDS encoding Ger(x)C family spore germination protein, which yields MSALLKGNRFLFLIVVLSLLLPLFTAGCGSNYEPDELAYVLLLGIDHGAQNLLRVTYLIAIPKDIAGGGQDAGGGGGGGNGKGSLVTTIEAPSIYASMNMVNTYVGRKISLMHAKGLIFSETMAKDGFMAKFIPAITQFREVRNTMFLAISKEKPEEILEKMKPVIEPNPAKYIELLASTQNFTGFIPNVQLQEFYNELKVEGVDPASILVAASDEKLPPDKGEGQYHTEGSYVAGELLKKGGVPIEAMGAAAFREGRMVGKLNGDETTIQVMLRGKFQRGIFSFRDPIEKGNIIAMEVSQAKHPQIKIQLTGQGAVVDAKLNLEGNVLGNTSLIDYGLPENRAILEKAFAQFIKKQADALVKRAQQEFNSDILGFGIKARRLALTQKEWQGLNWDSLFENATVNIEVNYLIRRTGTLLRTMPVANPAQGVHEGENSQ from the coding sequence ATGTCTGCGTTGCTGAAAGGTAATAGGTTTCTATTTTTAATTGTAGTTCTTTCTTTACTCCTCCCTCTGTTTACAGCAGGGTGCGGCAGTAATTATGAGCCCGATGAACTGGCCTACGTTTTGCTGCTGGGGATCGATCACGGCGCCCAGAACCTGCTGCGGGTGACCTACCTGATCGCTATCCCTAAAGATATAGCCGGTGGGGGCCAAGACGCAGGTGGAGGCGGTGGCGGGGGAAACGGAAAAGGTTCCCTTGTTACAACCATAGAAGCCCCCAGCATCTATGCTTCTATGAACATGGTCAATACCTACGTTGGCAGGAAAATTTCTTTGATGCACGCCAAGGGTCTCATTTTTTCCGAAACTATGGCCAAAGATGGTTTTATGGCAAAATTTATTCCCGCTATTACCCAGTTTAGAGAAGTACGAAACACCATGTTCCTTGCCATCAGCAAGGAAAAACCTGAGGAGATCCTGGAGAAAATGAAACCGGTGATTGAACCGAACCCGGCTAAATATATTGAACTTTTGGCATCCACCCAAAATTTTACAGGATTTATTCCCAATGTCCAGCTGCAGGAATTCTATAACGAGTTAAAAGTTGAAGGTGTTGATCCTGCCTCTATCTTGGTAGCTGCATCTGATGAAAAATTACCTCCAGATAAAGGTGAAGGACAGTATCACACAGAAGGCAGCTACGTAGCCGGTGAATTACTGAAGAAAGGAGGGGTCCCCATTGAAGCAATGGGAGCAGCAGCTTTTCGCGAAGGCAGGATGGTTGGAAAGCTGAATGGCGATGAGACTACGATCCAAGTTATGTTACGGGGAAAATTTCAAAGGGGTATTTTTTCTTTTCGTGACCCCATCGAAAAAGGTAATATTATTGCCATGGAAGTCTCCCAGGCCAAACACCCTCAGATTAAAATTCAACTGACGGGACAAGGGGCGGTTGTCGATGCCAAACTGAATCTGGAGGGGAATGTGCTGGGGAACACAAGTCTAATTGATTACGGGCTGCCTGAAAACAGGGCCATATTGGAAAAGGCTTTTGCTCAGTTTATTAAAAAACAAGCTGACGCACTGGTAAAAAGGGCACAGCAGGAATTTAACTCCGATATCTTAGGCTTTGGAATCAAAGCCCGTAGGTTGGCATTAACGCAAAAGGAATGGCAAGGCTTAAATTGGGACAGTTTATTTGAAAATGCCACCGTAAACATCGAGGTCAATTACTTAATTAGAAGGACAGGCACACTGCTGCGCACTATGCCTGTTGCTAATCCTGCTCAAGGTGTTCATGAAGGAGAGAACTCGCAGTGA
- a CDS encoding spore germination protein: MNLKDLTAKILGYNGPPALNTFTLDETEDEQLLASDGDIQGDVVTGKNPRRVVKKPKKVSDLGHFKNLSEEKRQWKIQRDLDKNRKRIEELFHLPLNKDVVVREFILATQPTVRAFLVFIESMADKQTINNFILQPLMLLSNLDRDEGPELNICRKILQSYLPSNQVRELTDFKEVLSEVTVGSTVIFFDGCEWAIAVETKGFAFRSVEAAKTEQVVQGPQEGFVENIRSNISLIRKIIHSENLITEFLEVGERNKTNLAIMYLADLANPKLVKEVKKRITQIKTDYIPETGILEEMIEDHPFSLIPQTIKTERPDRVTSMLVEGKVAILVDNNPFVMLVPAFFFDFLHSPEDHYIRFPYGLWLRIIRIAAIFITLLLPAFYVAIATFHQEMIPTDLLLAITASKERVPFPTIVEMLLMEFSFELVREAGVRVPGVIGPTLGIVGTLILGQAAVAANIVSPVLIIIVAVTGLSSYAIPNYNIAFGFRFMRFFFIFLAAVLGFFGISTGLFVLLCTVVSMKSFGVPFFAPIAPRTGPSYDLIVRHPEWNQELRPDYLQTLDVRRQPNISRKWSRGLSSQNPDNERKKH, translated from the coding sequence ATGAATTTAAAGGATTTGACAGCTAAAATTTTGGGTTATAATGGTCCCCCTGCCTTAAATACCTTTACCCTGGATGAAACGGAAGATGAACAGCTTTTGGCGTCCGATGGCGACATACAAGGGGATGTGGTTACCGGCAAAAATCCACGGCGGGTAGTAAAAAAACCTAAAAAGGTAAGCGATTTAGGGCATTTTAAAAACTTATCGGAGGAAAAAAGGCAATGGAAAATACAACGGGACCTAGATAAAAATAGGAAACGAATTGAAGAACTCTTTCACCTGCCCCTGAACAAAGATGTGGTAGTTAGAGAATTTATCCTAGCCACACAACCAACAGTACGAGCTTTTCTTGTCTTTATTGAAAGTATGGCTGATAAACAGACGATTAACAATTTTATTCTCCAGCCCTTGATGCTCCTTTCTAACTTGGACCGGGACGAGGGCCCAGAATTAAATATCTGCAGAAAAATATTACAAAGTTACTTGCCCAGCAACCAGGTTAGAGAGCTAACTGACTTTAAAGAAGTGCTTTCCGAAGTTACTGTAGGCTCTACTGTCATCTTCTTCGATGGCTGTGAGTGGGCCATAGCTGTAGAAACTAAAGGTTTTGCATTCCGCAGTGTTGAAGCTGCCAAAACGGAACAAGTTGTGCAAGGGCCCCAGGAGGGGTTTGTGGAGAACATCAGGTCCAACATCTCTTTGATCAGGAAGATTATCCATTCCGAAAATCTCATTACAGAATTTTTAGAAGTGGGAGAACGGAACAAAACCAATTTAGCCATTATGTACCTGGCAGACTTGGCCAACCCGAAACTTGTAAAGGAAGTAAAGAAAAGAATTACCCAAATTAAAACAGATTACATACCAGAAACAGGAATACTGGAAGAGATGATTGAAGACCATCCTTTTTCCCTTATACCGCAGACAATTAAAACCGAACGCCCTGACCGGGTGACATCCATGTTGGTAGAAGGAAAGGTTGCAATTTTAGTAGATAACAACCCTTTTGTCATGTTGGTGCCTGCATTTTTTTTTGATTTCTTGCATAGCCCTGAAGACCACTATATCCGCTTTCCCTATGGTTTGTGGCTTAGGATTATCCGTATAGCAGCTATATTTATCACTTTACTGCTGCCAGCTTTTTATGTGGCAATTGCAACTTTTCATCAGGAGATGATACCCACAGACCTGCTGCTGGCTATTACTGCCTCTAAAGAAAGGGTGCCTTTTCCCACCATTGTCGAAATGCTTTTGATGGAATTTTCTTTTGAACTAGTCAGAGAGGCTGGAGTCCGGGTGCCAGGTGTAATCGGGCCCACCCTGGGCATCGTGGGAACTTTGATTTTGGGACAGGCTGCAGTAGCAGCAAACATTGTAAGCCCTGTACTGATTATTATTGTAGCGGTAACCGGCCTGTCCTCTTATGCCATACCTAACTATAACATTGCATTTGGTTTTCGGTTCATGCGCTTTTTTTTCATCTTCTTGGCAGCTGTCTTGGGCTTTTTTGGTATTTCAACGGGTTTATTTGTTTTACTTTGCACGGTAGTCAGCATGAAATCTTTTGGGGTACCTTTCTTTGCCCCCATCGCTCCCAGAACGGGACCAAGCTACGACTTGATAGTGCGTCACCCAGAGTGGAATCAGGAACTCAGGCCTGATTATTTGCAGACCTTGGACGTTCGGCGCCAGCCAAATATCAGCCGGAAGTGGAGCAGAGGTTTGTCATCCCAAAACCCAGATAACGAAAGAAAAAAACATTAA
- a CDS encoding LapA family protein, with amino-acid sequence MQFYFYLAVIFSLVVAVFAIQNSQLIAIKLFFWQLPEFPLAVIILGAALAGAVAAFLFGLTNSLKSLKLRKELKEQVKSLEEELVKSKEAPKEVPHAEPKETEVGTNQPQQTNNA; translated from the coding sequence ATGCAGTTTTATTTCTATTTAGCCGTGATATTTTCCCTCGTGGTAGCAGTGTTTGCTATCCAAAATTCCCAATTAATAGCTATCAAATTATTTTTTTGGCAGTTGCCGGAATTTCCCCTTGCTGTAATCATTTTAGGCGCAGCCCTGGCTGGTGCAGTAGCCGCCTTTCTCTTTGGACTGACTAACTCCTTAAAAAGCCTTAAACTGCGTAAAGAATTAAAAGAGCAGGTTAAGAGCTTAGAAGAAGAGCTAGTTAAAAGCAAAGAAGCTCCAAAAGAGGTGCCTCACGCTGAACCCAAAGAAACAGAAGTAGGTACAAACCAGCCGCAACAAACCAACAATGCTTAG
- a CDS encoding choline kinase family protein, which translates to MDEQVLIDSSIKLEHIGKIYKMISEIPCFSDKNARINRIEVLPGGLTNFNFKVTIDGVTYALRIAGDGTMEYLDRPGEKHNAQIMSDLGINAPIIYYDETTGNQVCKYIDDSITLHIPDMQQEKYLSKAAKVFKKYHDCGKQFKAHFDPLKEADVYRKLLIEKNFDFYEGAEKMEEYLERIKKAYAKHPPKLAPCHNDPLCENWLDDNKNFYLIDWEYAGMNDPMFDLGALSLEASLTPEQERFLLTEYYGRDITEQEYGSLVINKFLCDALWSYWAVLQIATGKSREEYWPYGLNRFNRAYQLIHDGSLEKALITLEDAECGAEIA; encoded by the coding sequence ATGGATGAGCAAGTTCTAATAGATTCTTCAATTAAGTTAGAGCATATTGGTAAAATCTATAAAATGATTAGTGAGATACCATGTTTCAGTGATAAAAATGCCAGGATCAATCGGATTGAAGTATTGCCAGGAGGTCTGACCAATTTTAACTTCAAAGTTACTATTGACGGGGTTACGTATGCTTTGAGGATTGCCGGCGATGGAACTATGGAGTATTTGGATCGTCCGGGGGAAAAGCACAACGCCCAGATTATGTCCGATCTCGGCATTAATGCGCCTATAATCTATTATGATGAGACCACGGGTAACCAAGTTTGTAAGTATATAGATGACAGCATAACATTGCACATCCCGGATATGCAGCAGGAGAAGTATTTGAGTAAAGCTGCCAAAGTCTTTAAAAAATACCACGATTGCGGCAAGCAGTTTAAAGCTCATTTTGACCCGCTCAAAGAAGCAGATGTTTATAGAAAGCTACTGATTGAAAAAAATTTTGATTTTTATGAGGGCGCAGAAAAAATGGAGGAATACCTGGAGCGAATTAAAAAGGCATATGCCAAACACCCCCCAAAACTTGCGCCGTGTCATAACGATCCCCTTTGTGAAAATTGGCTAGATGACAACAAAAACTTTTATTTAATCGACTGGGAATATGCCGGTATGAATGATCCCATGTTTGATCTGGGAGCCTTATCTCTGGAAGCCAGCCTAACCCCCGAACAGGAAAGGTTTCTGCTAACTGAGTACTATGGGCGGGATATTACTGAACAAGAATATGGTTCGCTGGTAATCAACAAATTCCTCTGCGATGCTTTATGGTCTTATTGGGCAGTATTGCAAATAGCAACAGGAAAGTCCAGGGAAGAATATTGGCCATATGGACTAAACCGTTTTAACAGGGCTTATCAACTAATCCATGACGGCAGTTTGGAAAAAGCCCTCATAACTCTTGAGGATGCTGAGTGCGGAGCTGAAATTGCCTAA